A stretch of the Streptomyces sp. NBC_00654 genome encodes the following:
- a CDS encoding DUF5685 family protein — protein sequence MFGIVRPCTHRLSEGLRTEWMAHLCGLCLALRADHGQFARIVTNYDGLIVSVLTEAQSVRTPAGRRTAGPCPLRSLRTAPVARGEGARLAAAVSLVLASAKVRDHVADRDGLLARRPVAAAARRVAASWDRAGARTGAALGFDTSLLVDAVDRQTGIEALAGPGTPLLTVTEPTETATAAAFAHTAVLAGKPRNAAPLAEAGRLFGRLAHLLDAVEDREADAASGAWNPLTATGTPLGEARRLCDDALHGVRLALRDTEFTDGRLVHVLLAHELRRSVDRAFGSSSCSHRGAFGPPPGHPYAPAPGGPASPPQPPPEPPRDRRGLIAGCLVWAGLACTCQMCCGSFSDPWSRQEREGLCRQCDCGGCCDACNCCSSCGDGCCCDCDCGCDC from the coding sequence GTGTTCGGAATCGTCAGGCCCTGTACCCATCGGCTCTCCGAGGGACTCAGGACGGAGTGGATGGCGCATCTGTGCGGGCTCTGTCTCGCTCTGCGCGCGGACCATGGACAGTTCGCCCGTATCGTTACGAACTATGACGGCCTGATCGTCTCGGTCCTGACGGAGGCTCAGTCCGTGCGCACTCCGGCGGGACGGCGCACCGCGGGCCCCTGTCCGCTGCGTTCCCTGCGGACCGCCCCGGTCGCCCGGGGCGAGGGAGCCAGGCTCGCCGCGGCCGTCTCGCTCGTCCTGGCCTCGGCGAAGGTCCGCGACCACGTCGCCGACCGGGACGGTCTGTTGGCCCGCCGGCCGGTCGCCGCCGCCGCCCGCCGGGTCGCCGCGAGCTGGGACCGGGCCGGGGCGCGCACCGGCGCCGCGCTCGGGTTCGACACCTCGCTGCTGGTCGACGCGGTGGACCGGCAGACCGGGATCGAGGCGCTCGCCGGGCCGGGCACCCCGCTGCTGACCGTCACCGAACCCACCGAGACGGCCACCGCCGCGGCCTTCGCGCACACCGCCGTACTCGCGGGAAAGCCGCGGAACGCCGCACCGCTCGCGGAGGCCGGCCGGCTCTTCGGACGGCTCGCGCATCTGCTGGACGCCGTGGAGGACCGGGAAGCTGACGCGGCGTCGGGAGCCTGGAACCCGCTCACCGCGACCGGCACCCCGCTCGGCGAGGCCCGCCGGCTCTGCGACGACGCGCTGCACGGCGTACGGCTGGCGCTGCGCGACACGGAGTTCACCGACGGCAGGCTCGTCCATGTGCTGCTCGCGCACGAGCTGCGGCGCTCGGTGGACCGGGCGTTCGGCTCCTCGTCCTGCTCGCACCGGGGCGCGTTCGGACCGCCGCCGGGGCATCCGTACGCACCGGCGCCCGGCGGCCCGGCCTCCCCGCCGCAGCCTCCGCCCGAGCCGCCGCGCGACCGGCGCGGGCTGATCGCGGGGTGCCTGGTGTGGGCCGGGCTCGCCTGCACCTGCCAGATGTGCTGCGGGTCCTTCTCGGACCCCTGGTCCCGGCAGGAACGCGAAGGACTCTGCCGTCAGTGCGACTGCGGAGGCTGCTGCGACGCCTGCAACTGCTGCAGTTCCTGCGGCGACGGCTGCTGCTGCGACTGCGACTGCGGGTGCGACTGCTGA
- a CDS encoding FAD/NAD(P)-binding domain-containing protein, producing MTGAPAPGTTPALVVIGAGPRGTGVIERIAANAAGLSPGLRLDIHLVDPHPPGGGRIWRQDQSPLLWMNSMAEDVTMFTDDTVQQDGPVVPGPALDAWADDVRAGRITVDAAPAVLAEIQRLTGQDFPSRRLQSAYLRWVYEQALAALPPGITVHEHRTRALRISGPRGGRQRVRLQGRGEPLLADLVVLTVGHLDAEPDAGQRELSAFAGRHGLTHLPPDFTADSDLSALRAGEPVIVRGFGLAFIDLMVLLTEGRGGRYENGEYLPSGREPVLHVGSRRGVPYHSKIGYGWEGERPPLPRFLGPGLTAELLSGPGPLDFRRDVWPHVAKELGHAHYHRLFTAHPERTTVDRQVFEDKYAAAGPGSPELDSLVAAAVPDPADRLDLAALDHPLDGVRHPSYDALQDGLRGYITADLARRHDPAHSPDLAVFLGLLSAYGQLIRLGDIGDWWHGFFSHLASGPPGPRLEQLLALSRAGVVRFLGAGVTVEADEEAGLFRAGSATVPGGRVEARALVEARLPDPSLRHTSSPLLRGLYEDGAATTGTGLLSVDPADGRILDRNGLAHPRRFALGPYTTARSSGAFTRPRTGGPAFRQNDATARTALMFLRDLSCRGRLSA from the coding sequence ATGACCGGCGCCCCCGCTCCCGGAACCACCCCCGCCCTCGTCGTCATCGGCGCCGGACCGCGCGGCACCGGTGTCATCGAGCGCATCGCCGCCAACGCGGCCGGCCTGTCGCCCGGCCTCCGGCTCGACATCCACCTCGTCGACCCGCACCCACCGGGCGGCGGCCGGATATGGCGGCAGGACCAGTCGCCGCTGCTCTGGATGAACTCCATGGCCGAGGACGTCACGATGTTCACCGACGACACGGTGCAGCAGGACGGCCCCGTAGTGCCCGGCCCCGCCCTGGACGCCTGGGCGGACGACGTCCGCGCCGGGCGGATCACCGTCGATGCCGCGCCCGCCGTACTGGCGGAGATACAGCGGCTCACGGGGCAGGACTTCCCCAGCCGCCGGCTCCAGAGCGCCTACCTGCGGTGGGTGTACGAACAGGCGCTGGCCGCGCTCCCGCCCGGCATCACCGTGCACGAGCACCGGACCCGTGCCCTGCGGATCAGCGGACCGCGCGGCGGCCGTCAGCGCGTCCGGCTCCAGGGCCGCGGCGAACCCCTCCTCGCCGACCTCGTCGTCCTCACCGTCGGCCACCTCGACGCCGAGCCCGACGCCGGACAGCGGGAGCTGAGCGCGTTCGCCGGACGGCACGGGCTCACCCACCTCCCGCCCGACTTCACCGCCGACAGCGACCTGAGCGCGCTTCGCGCGGGCGAACCCGTCATCGTCCGCGGCTTCGGGCTCGCCTTCATCGACCTGATGGTCCTGCTCACCGAGGGCCGCGGCGGCCGGTACGAGAACGGGGAGTACCTGCCCTCGGGCCGGGAGCCCGTACTGCACGTCGGATCGCGGCGCGGAGTCCCGTACCACTCCAAGATCGGTTACGGCTGGGAGGGCGAACGGCCGCCCCTGCCGCGCTTCCTCGGCCCCGGTCTCACCGCGGAACTGCTGAGCGGACCCGGACCGCTCGACTTCCGGCGCGATGTGTGGCCGCACGTCGCCAAGGAGCTCGGCCACGCCCATTACCACCGGCTGTTCACCGCCCACCCCGAGCGCACCACCGTCGACCGACAGGTCTTCGAGGACAAGTACGCCGCCGCCGGGCCGGGCAGCCCCGAACTGGACTCCCTCGTCGCCGCGGCCGTGCCCGACCCCGCCGACCGGCTCGACCTGGCGGCGCTCGACCACCCGCTGGACGGGGTGCGCCACCCCTCGTACGACGCGCTCCAGGACGGCCTGCGCGGCTACATCACCGCCGACCTGGCACGCCGTCACGACCCGGCCCACAGCCCCGACCTCGCGGTCTTCCTCGGACTGCTCTCCGCGTACGGGCAGCTGATCAGGCTCGGCGACATCGGTGACTGGTGGCACGGCTTCTTCAGCCACCTGGCCTCCGGCCCGCCCGGCCCCCGGCTGGAGCAGCTCCTCGCCCTCTCCCGGGCCGGAGTCGTCCGCTTCCTCGGCGCGGGTGTCACCGTGGAGGCCGACGAGGAGGCGGGGCTCTTCCGGGCCGGCAGCGCCACCGTCCCCGGCGGACGGGTCGAGGCGAGGGCGCTGGTCGAGGCCCGCCTCCCGGACCCCTCGCTCCGCCACACCAGCAGCCCGCTGCTCCGCGGCCTGTACGAGGACGGCGCCGCCACCACCGGCACGGGCCTGCTCTCCGTCGACCCGGCCGACGGCCGGATCCTGGACCGAAACGGCCTCGCGCACCCGCGGCGCTTCGCGCTCGGCCCGTACACCACCGCCCGCAGCAGCGGTGCCTTCACCCGGCCCCGCACCGGCGGCCCGGCCTTCCGCCAGAACGACGCCACCGCACGCACCGCGCTGATGTTCCTGCGCGACCTCTCCTGTCGCGGCCGCCTCAGCGCCTGA
- a CDS encoding cell division protein SepF produces the protein MGSVRKASAWLGLVEDNDDRYYDDEYAGGAETGTNGQAWVTDPRVQVAAETAEEQDRRIATVTPDSFRDARAIGELFRDGVPVIVNLTAMDPADAKRVVDFAAGLIFGLRGSIDRVATRVFLLTPADTQVLNGEAAGRKADGFFNQS, from the coding sequence ATGGGATCGGTGCGCAAGGCGAGTGCCTGGCTGGGCCTCGTAGAGGACAACGACGATCGGTACTACGACGACGAGTACGCCGGGGGTGCGGAGACCGGGACGAACGGCCAGGCCTGGGTGACCGACCCGCGGGTGCAGGTGGCCGCCGAGACGGCCGAGGAGCAGGACCGCCGGATCGCGACCGTGACCCCGGACAGCTTCCGGGACGCGCGGGCCATCGGCGAGCTGTTCCGGGACGGCGTCCCGGTGATCGTGAACCTCACGGCCATGGACCCCGCCGACGCCAAGCGCGTCGTGGACTTCGCGGCAGGACTGATCTTCGGTCTGCGCGGCTCGATCGACCGGGTGGCCACCCGGGTCTTCCTGCTGACCCCGGCCGACACACAGGTACTCAACGGCGAAGCCGCCGGCCGGAAGGCCGACGGCTTCTTCAACCAGAGCTGA
- a CDS encoding ABC transporter substrate-binding protein, with protein MPRTRHTAAFALITVAVLTLTACGSDAPAAAPGGGAGAAGAGRGKIPTADVVSAVRKNEAAAALLPADVRSSGTLRIASSIGAPPGAFYLEDGRTAAGADIDFADAAARALGLRLKREVASFEAILPALGSGKYDLGTGNFGVTDERRGTIDFVTYINDGQGFAVRDDSELKKVTDLTQLCGLTVGTGAGTTFEVTLEENRHLCEKAGRKPYEVKTYNDQAAIWISLQQGRSDVVMSTINGLRYAVTQQEGLRFLNEYKRLDVGFAFRKGTPLAPAFQAAVNGLRADGTYDRILKKWGTTESAITTSRISPPELR; from the coding sequence ATGCCCCGAACCCGCCACACCGCCGCCTTCGCCCTGATCACCGTCGCCGTGCTCACGCTCACCGCGTGCGGATCGGACGCTCCGGCGGCCGCGCCGGGCGGTGGTGCGGGGGCGGCGGGCGCCGGCCGGGGAAAGATCCCGACGGCCGACGTGGTGTCGGCGGTGCGGAAGAACGAGGCCGCGGCGGCACTGCTGCCCGCGGACGTCCGCTCCTCCGGGACGCTCAGGATCGCCTCCAGCATCGGCGCCCCGCCCGGGGCCTTCTATCTGGAGGACGGCAGGACCGCCGCCGGCGCGGACATCGACTTCGCGGACGCCGCAGCCAGGGCGCTCGGGCTGAGGCTGAAGCGCGAGGTCGCCTCCTTCGAGGCGATCCTGCCGGCGCTGGGCAGCGGGAAGTACGACCTGGGCACGGGGAACTTCGGGGTCACCGACGAGCGGCGCGGGACGATCGACTTCGTGACGTACATCAACGACGGCCAGGGCTTCGCGGTCCGCGACGACAGCGAGCTGAAGAAGGTCACCGACCTCACCCAGCTCTGCGGTCTGACCGTGGGCACCGGGGCGGGCACCACGTTCGAGGTGACGCTGGAGGAGAACAGGCACCTGTGCGAGAAGGCGGGCAGGAAGCCGTACGAGGTGAAGACGTACAACGACCAGGCCGCCATCTGGATCTCCCTCCAGCAGGGCCGCAGCGATGTGGTGATGTCCACCATCAACGGGCTCCGCTACGCGGTGACCCAGCAGGAGGGGCTGCGCTTCCTCAACGAGTACAAGCGGCTGGACGTCGGCTTCGCCTTCAGGAAGGGCACCCCGCTGGCGCCGGCCTTCCAGGCCGCGGTCAACGGCCTCCGGGCGGACGGCACGTACGACCGCATCCTGAAGAAGTGGGGCACCACCGAGTCGGCGATCACCACCTCGCGGATCTCCCCGCCCGAGCTGAGGTGA
- a CDS encoding MFS transporter → MSATTTAGVRLRAAADGANRWVVLVVLCLSLLLVALDATVLHVAVPAVTEDLRPSAVGLLWIVDAYPLVCASLLILFGTLGDRIGRRRVLLFGYALFGVASAMAAMADTPAVLIAARALLGVGGAMIMPATLSILRQVFPDRRERATAIGVWTAVAAVGAATGPVIGGFLVEHFWWGSVFLINIPLMALILPIGRWLLPESRGGDDGPWDVLGALMAAAGVLGVVLGVKRVGGGEGLLGPATLVPLTVGAALLIVFVRRQKRRTHPLIDVGMFARPAFSTAVGCIVLAMLALVGLELIAVQYLQLVLDLSPLETGLRLLPLTFAAMAAGVTGSYTLRRVGPRRMVGWGFVLTAAAVLLLTLMGQHDRPALLTAGFVLLGFGLQSTLFGAYESMLSEAPADRAGGAAAIGETSYQLGAGMGIALLGSVMNAAYAPGLATLHDKGVPKEAGEAAANSLGEAYQVAAQLGGPLGDLLRSTARHAFIDGLHITLFVSAGLLLLGALAALRLPRAMDCTVREACPEEEPRVPAPAAAGVQDRPGRRIALPARREPAEATGSGRAAH, encoded by the coding sequence ATGTCCGCGACGACCACGGCCGGGGTCCGGCTGCGTGCAGCTGCCGACGGCGCCAACCGCTGGGTCGTCCTCGTCGTTCTCTGTCTCAGTCTGCTGCTGGTCGCGCTGGACGCGACCGTGCTCCATGTCGCGGTGCCCGCGGTCACCGAGGACCTGCGGCCCAGCGCCGTCGGCCTGCTGTGGATCGTGGACGCCTATCCGCTGGTCTGTGCCTCGCTGCTGATCCTCTTCGGCACTCTCGGTGACCGGATCGGCAGACGGCGGGTCCTGCTGTTCGGGTACGCGCTCTTCGGCGTCGCCTCCGCGATGGCCGCGATGGCCGACACTCCCGCCGTACTGATAGCGGCGCGCGCCCTGCTCGGTGTCGGCGGCGCGATGATCATGCCCGCGACGCTGTCGATACTCCGCCAGGTCTTCCCCGACCGCCGGGAGCGCGCCACGGCCATCGGGGTCTGGACCGCGGTGGCCGCCGTGGGGGCCGCCACCGGACCGGTCATCGGCGGTTTCCTCGTCGAGCACTTCTGGTGGGGCTCGGTCTTCCTGATCAATATCCCGCTGATGGCGCTGATCCTGCCGATCGGCCGCTGGCTGCTTCCGGAGTCCCGCGGCGGCGACGACGGCCCGTGGGACGTGCTCGGCGCGCTGATGGCGGCGGCCGGTGTGCTCGGCGTCGTCCTCGGGGTGAAGCGCGTCGGCGGCGGCGAGGGCCTCCTCGGCCCGGCCACCCTCGTCCCGCTCACGGTCGGCGCCGCGCTCCTGATCGTGTTCGTGCGCCGCCAGAAGCGCCGTACGCATCCGCTGATCGATGTCGGGATGTTCGCCCGGCCCGCCTTCAGCACGGCCGTCGGCTGCATCGTGCTCGCCATGCTGGCCCTGGTCGGCCTGGAGCTGATAGCCGTCCAGTACCTCCAGCTGGTGCTGGACCTCAGCCCCCTGGAGACCGGACTGCGGCTGCTGCCGCTGACCTTCGCGGCGATGGCCGCGGGCGTCACCGGCTCGTACACCCTGCGCCGCGTCGGGCCCCGCCGGATGGTCGGCTGGGGCTTCGTCCTCACCGCGGCAGCCGTTCTGCTGCTGACCCTGATGGGGCAGCACGACCGGCCCGCCCTGCTGACGGCCGGCTTCGTCCTGCTCGGCTTCGGGCTCCAGTCCACGCTCTTCGGGGCGTACGAATCGATGCTCAGCGAGGCGCCCGCCGACCGGGCGGGCGGCGCGGCGGCGATCGGTGAGACGTCCTACCAGCTGGGCGCGGGCATGGGGATCGCCCTGCTCGGCAGTGTCATGAACGCCGCGTACGCCCCCGGCCTGGCCACGCTGCACGACAAGGGCGTGCCCAAGGAGGCGGGCGAGGCGGCCGCGAACTCCCTGGGGGAGGCCTACCAGGTGGCGGCGCAGCTGGGCGGCCCGCTCGGCGACCTGCTGCGGTCCACCGCCCGGCACGCCTTCATCGACGGGCTGCACATCACGCTGTTCGTCAGCGCGGGGCTGCTGCTCCTCGGGGCGCTGGCCGCGCTGCGGCTGCCCAGGGCGATGGACTGCACCGTGCGGGAGGCCTGCCCCGAGGAGGAGCCCCGGGTTCCCGCGCCCGCCGCGGCGGGCGTCCAGGACCGTCCGGGACGGCGGATCGCGCTGCCCGCGCGGCGCGAACCGGCCGAGGCCACCGGCTCTGGACGCGCGGCACACTGA
- a CDS encoding acyl-CoA dehydrogenase family protein → MSTTESANPSKREKPSKLPPFDAGDPLGIDDLLDPEDLAIRDAVRAWATDRVLPHIAEWYENGELPTIRELARELGSLGALGMSLEGYGCAGATAVQYGLACLELEAADSGIRSLVSVQGSLAMYAIHRFGSEEQKRRWLPGMAAGEIIGCFGLTEPDHGSDPAGMRTYAKRDGDDWILTGRKMWITNGSVAGVAIVWAQTGDDDGGSGIRGFVVPADSPGFTAPEIRHKWSLRASVTSELVLDGVRLPADAVLPGAAGLRGPLSCLGHARYGIVWGAMGAARASFEAALDYARTREQFGRPIGGFQLTQAKLADMAVELHKGILLAHHLGRRMDAGRLRPEQVSFGKLNNVREAIGICRTSRTILGANGISLEYPVMRHATNLESVLTYEGTVEMHQLVLGKALTGLDAFR, encoded by the coding sequence ATGTCCACCACCGAGTCCGCGAACCCGTCGAAGCGGGAGAAGCCGTCGAAGCTTCCGCCCTTCGACGCGGGCGATCCCCTCGGCATCGACGATCTCCTGGACCCCGAGGACCTCGCGATCCGGGACGCCGTCCGCGCCTGGGCCACCGACCGGGTCCTTCCGCACATCGCCGAGTGGTACGAGAACGGCGAGCTGCCCACCATCCGCGAGCTGGCCCGCGAGCTGGGCTCGCTCGGTGCGCTGGGCATGTCCCTGGAGGGGTACGGCTGCGCGGGCGCCACCGCCGTCCAGTACGGGCTGGCCTGTCTGGAGCTGGAAGCGGCGGACTCCGGGATCCGCTCCCTGGTCTCCGTCCAGGGGTCCCTCGCCATGTACGCGATCCACCGCTTCGGATCCGAGGAGCAGAAGCGGCGCTGGCTGCCCGGTATGGCGGCCGGTGAGATCATCGGCTGCTTCGGCCTGACCGAGCCGGACCACGGTTCCGACCCCGCCGGGATGCGCACATACGCCAAGCGCGACGGTGACGACTGGATCCTCACCGGCCGCAAGATGTGGATCACCAACGGCTCGGTCGCCGGGGTCGCGATCGTCTGGGCGCAGACGGGCGACGACGACGGTGGCAGCGGCATCCGCGGTTTCGTCGTACCGGCCGACAGCCCCGGCTTCACCGCGCCGGAGATCCGGCACAAGTGGTCGCTGCGCGCCTCGGTCACCAGCGAGCTGGTCCTGGACGGCGTACGGCTGCCCGCCGACGCGGTGCTTCCGGGGGCCGCGGGGCTGCGCGGTCCGCTCAGCTGCCTCGGTCACGCCCGTTACGGAATCGTCTGGGGGGCGATGGGCGCGGCGCGCGCCAGCTTCGAGGCGGCCCTGGACTACGCGAGGACGCGGGAACAGTTCGGCAGGCCGATCGGTGGCTTCCAGCTCACTCAGGCCAAGCTCGCGGACATGGCCGTCGAACTGCACAAGGGCATCCTGCTCGCCCACCATCTGGGCCGTCGGATGGACGCGGGCAGGCTCCGCCCGGAACAGGTCAGTTTCGGAAAGCTCAACAATGTGCGGGAGGCGATCGGGATCTGCCGCACCTCGCGCACGATTCTCGGCGCCAACGGGATCTCTCTGGAGTACCCGGTGATGCGTCATGCGACGAATCTGGAGTCGGTGCTCACCTACGAGGGCACCGTGGAGATGCACCAGCTGGTGCTGGGCAAGGCGCTCACCGGTCTGGACGCGTTCCGGTAA
- a CDS encoding amino acid ABC transporter permease, protein MSLTSDPPIDKETVQDPVTDHGRLTVVPVRHPWRWVAVAATAVLLAQFLHGLVTNPGWEWDVFARFFTTETILRAVWVTLQLTFYGTVLGFALGIVLAFMRLSSSPFLRAVAYAYIWAFRSIPRIVQLLFWFNLAYLYKELQFGIPFGPGFFTFDTMNLVGAMSAAVLGLALHQAAYAAEIVRGGVLAVEAGQLEAAAALGIPRLRQLRRIVLPQAMRSILPNAANEIISLFKGTSIVSVMAIGELFYQVQVVYGRNGRVVPLLMVATVWYILLTTVLSVLQYYVERHYAKGAVR, encoded by the coding sequence ATGTCGCTCACCAGCGATCCACCCATCGACAAAGAGACCGTGCAGGACCCCGTCACCGACCACGGCCGGCTGACCGTCGTCCCGGTGCGCCATCCCTGGCGGTGGGTGGCCGTCGCCGCGACCGCCGTGCTGCTCGCCCAGTTCCTGCACGGGCTGGTCACCAACCCCGGCTGGGAATGGGACGTCTTCGCGCGGTTCTTCACCACCGAGACCATCCTCAGGGCCGTCTGGGTCACCCTCCAGCTGACCTTCTACGGCACCGTTCTGGGCTTCGCGCTCGGCATCGTCCTCGCCTTCATGCGCCTGTCGTCCAGCCCGTTCCTCAGGGCGGTGGCGTACGCGTACATCTGGGCGTTCCGCTCGATCCCGCGCATCGTGCAGCTGCTGTTCTGGTTCAACCTCGCCTACCTCTACAAGGAGCTGCAGTTCGGCATCCCGTTCGGGCCGGGCTTCTTCACCTTCGACACGATGAACCTCGTCGGCGCGATGAGCGCGGCGGTGCTCGGGCTCGCGCTGCACCAGGCCGCCTATGCGGCGGAGATCGTCCGGGGCGGCGTACTGGCCGTGGAGGCGGGGCAGTTGGAGGCCGCGGCCGCCCTCGGCATCCCGCGGCTGCGACAGCTGCGCCGGATCGTGCTGCCGCAGGCGATGCGCTCCATCCTGCCGAACGCGGCCAACGAGATCATCTCCCTCTTCAAGGGCACCTCGATCGTCTCCGTCATGGCGATCGGCGAACTCTTCTACCAGGTCCAGGTCGTCTACGGCCGCAACGGCAGGGTCGTGCCCCTGCTGATGGTCGCCACCGTCTGGTACATCCTGCTGACCACCGTGCTCTCCGTCCTCCAGTACTACGTCGAACGTCACTACGCCAAGGGGGCCGTGCGATGA
- a CDS encoding amino acid ABC transporter permease, producing the protein MSAQTDVLPPSPLPVPPAAADAATVPRIVPVRRTGQWAAAVAVLVLLALALGSVIRNDAFQWDVVGEYVTTASVLRGLGLTLWLTALVMVLGFALGTLLAILRLSGNRVLQAVSWGYVWLFRSTPILVQLLFWFNIGALYPQILGVSTVNLLGPVTVAVVGLTLHEAAYAAEVVRGGILSVERGQVEAAQSLGLGPWRRLRRIVLPQAMRSIVPPAGNMLIGTLKGTSIVSIIAVQDLLYSVQLVYHRTYQVIPLLLVATLWYVAVTSLLGIGQHYVERHYARGTAGTR; encoded by the coding sequence ATGTCCGCGCAGACAGATGTCCTGCCTCCCTCTCCTCTTCCCGTACCGCCCGCCGCGGCCGACGCCGCCACCGTGCCGCGCATCGTCCCGGTCCGCCGAACAGGCCAGTGGGCGGCGGCCGTTGCCGTTCTGGTGCTGCTCGCACTGGCGCTGGGATCCGTCATCCGCAACGACGCCTTCCAGTGGGACGTCGTCGGCGAGTACGTCACCACCGCCTCCGTCCTGCGCGGACTCGGCCTCACCCTCTGGCTCACGGCGCTCGTCATGGTTCTCGGCTTCGCGCTCGGTACCCTGCTCGCCATCCTCAGGCTCTCCGGCAACCGCGTGCTCCAGGCGGTCAGCTGGGGGTACGTCTGGCTGTTCCGGTCCACCCCGATCCTGGTCCAGCTGCTGTTCTGGTTCAACATCGGCGCCCTGTACCCGCAGATCCTCGGCGTCAGCACGGTCAACCTCCTCGGGCCCGTCACCGTCGCCGTCGTCGGACTCACCCTGCACGAGGCCGCGTACGCCGCCGAGGTCGTGCGCGGCGGCATCCTCTCCGTCGAGCGCGGACAGGTGGAGGCCGCCCAGTCACTGGGGCTGGGCCCCTGGCGCAGGCTCCGCCGGATCGTGCTCCCGCAGGCCATGCGCTCCATCGTGCCGCCCGCCGGGAACATGCTGATCGGCACCCTCAAGGGCACCTCGATCGTCAGCATCATCGCCGTGCAGGACCTGCTCTACTCCGTGCAGCTCGTCTACCACCGCACCTACCAGGTCATCCCGCTGCTGCTCGTCGCCACCCTCTGGTACGTGGCCGTCACCTCGCTCCTCGGCATCGGACAGCACTACGTCGAACGGCACTACGCACGCGGCACGGCGGGCACCCGATGA